The Streptomyces kanamyceticus genome window below encodes:
- a CDS encoding helix-turn-helix transcriptional regulator translates to MKNVGEAPQEELATGERSTRNRVARSILDHGPSTVADLAKRLGLTQAAVRRHLDALAHENVVEPREQRVYGARTRGRPAKVFALTDCGRDAFDQSYDKLAADALRWIAEHHGEGAVVAFAKARIAAQAETYKKAIEAAPPERRTEALAKALTTDGYAATARSAPVGEQLCQHHCPVAHVAEQFPQLCEAETEMFSTLLGTHVQRLATIAHGDGVCTTFIPRSTPQHPHSASASTAGRNPA, encoded by the coding sequence GTGAAAAACGTTGGCGAGGCTCCGCAGGAGGAACTCGCGACCGGAGAGCGCTCCACGCGCAACCGGGTCGCGCGGTCCATCCTGGACCACGGCCCGTCCACCGTCGCCGACCTCGCCAAGCGGCTCGGCCTCACCCAGGCCGCCGTCCGCAGGCACCTCGACGCCCTCGCCCATGAGAACGTCGTCGAGCCCCGTGAGCAGCGGGTCTACGGAGCACGGACCAGGGGCAGGCCCGCCAAGGTCTTCGCCCTGACCGACTGCGGGCGCGACGCCTTCGACCAGTCGTACGACAAGCTGGCCGCGGACGCGCTCCGGTGGATCGCCGAGCACCACGGGGAAGGCGCGGTCGTCGCGTTCGCCAAGGCGCGGATCGCCGCCCAGGCCGAGACGTACAAGAAGGCGATCGAGGCGGCGCCCCCGGAGCGGCGCACCGAGGCTCTGGCGAAGGCATTGACCACCGACGGGTACGCTGCTACGGCGCGTAGCGCACCGGTCGGCGAGCAGCTCTGCCAGCACCACTGCCCGGTCGCGCACGTCGCCGAGCAGTTCCCGCAGCTGTGCGAGGCGGAGACGGAGATGTTCTCCACGCTCCTGGGCACGCACGTCCAGCGCCTCGCCACGATCGCCCACGGCGACGGCGTCTGCACGACGTTCATCCCCCGCAGTACCCCGCAGCACCCCCATTCAGCATCAGCAAGCACCGCCGGGAGGAACCCCGCATGA
- a CDS encoding aminoglycoside N(3)-acetyltransferase, which produces MPTPPPTGPLCTRESLADELSKLGVRPGETLLAHTSLSSLGWVSGGQIALVQALLDALGPDGTLVVPTHSGDNSDPAVWQNPPVPESWLPVLRATLPAYDPLLTPSFGVGVVPEAVRTWPGALRSAHPQASFAALGPAAATITAGHARGCSFGERSPLARLEKAGARVLLLGAGYGACTAFHLAQYRIPGPETEHSFAAMTPQGRRWTTVREPAIPSDRFEELGAAFERDTEVVRGSVGAAASRLFPLADAVAYAERWLVSPAQSSASPA; this is translated from the coding sequence ATGCCGACACCCCCTCCCACCGGCCCTTTGTGCACGCGCGAGTCGCTCGCGGACGAGCTGTCGAAGCTCGGTGTGCGCCCCGGCGAGACCCTCCTCGCGCACACCTCGCTCAGCTCGCTCGGCTGGGTCAGCGGAGGCCAGATCGCACTCGTCCAGGCGCTCCTCGACGCCCTCGGGCCCGACGGCACCCTGGTGGTCCCGACCCACTCGGGGGACAACTCCGATCCCGCGGTGTGGCAGAACCCTCCGGTGCCCGAGAGCTGGCTGCCCGTGCTCCGCGCCACGCTCCCCGCGTACGACCCGCTGCTCACGCCCAGCTTCGGCGTCGGCGTCGTCCCCGAGGCCGTACGCACCTGGCCCGGCGCCCTGCGCAGCGCGCATCCGCAGGCCTCGTTCGCGGCCCTCGGCCCCGCCGCCGCCACGATCACCGCGGGGCACGCCCGCGGCTGCAGCTTCGGCGAGCGCAGCCCGCTGGCCCGGCTGGAGAAGGCGGGCGCCCGCGTGCTGCTGCTCGGCGCGGGCTACGGCGCCTGCACCGCGTTCCACCTGGCCCAGTACCGGATCCCAGGACCCGAGACCGAGCACTCCTTCGCGGCCATGACGCCCCAGGGCCGCCGGTGGACGACCGTGCGGGAACCGGCGATCCCCAGCGACCGCTTCGAGGAGCTCGGCGCGGCCTTCGAGCGGGACACGGAGGTCGTACGGGGAAGCGTGGGCGCCGCCGCATCGCGGCTGTTCCCGCTCGCGGACGCGGTCGCCTACGCCGAACGGTGGCTGGTGTCCCCCGCCCAGTCGTCGGCGTCTCCCGCCTAG